A stretch of DNA from Microlunatus sp. Gsoil 973:
GCAGTTCCACCGGGACGGCTGGTTGACGCCGCAGGAGTTTCGTAACAAGTACCTGACAATCGATCCCGACGACTATGTCTGTCTGGTGCACGACCCACGCAACCCGGTCAATCGCACCTACACCGTCGAACTGCTCGGCAACGTCGTCGGCGCCCCTCAGGTGGTCTACCTCAACGTCGACGTCGAACTGATGAAGAAGCTGACCGCCGAGATGATCATCGACGGCTCACCGGTGTGGTTCGGCTGCGATGTCGGCCAGATGATGGACCGCGAACGCGGCTTCTGGGATGCCCGGCTGCTCGACCTCGAGGGCGTCTACAACACCCGGTTCACGCTGGACAAGGCCGCCCGGCTGGAATACCACCAGACGATGATGACCCACGCCATGCTGTTCACCGGTGTTGATCTTGTCGACGGTGCCCCGCGGAAGTGGCGGGTGGAGAACTCCTGGGGCGAGGAGAGCGCCGAGAAGGGCTTCTACACGATGAACGACTCGTGGTACTCCGAGTACGTCTTCGAGATCGCTGCACCCAAGTCGAGCCTGCCGCCCGAGGTGCTCGCCGCCCTCGACACCGAACCGGTCGTGCTCCCTGCCTGGGATCCGATGGGCGCCCTTGCAGGCCGCTGATCCCGCCGAGGGGTCAATAAATCCCTCATCTGTGCCGTGTGTCGTGCCCAGGGTGGTGGGTACGGCACCGACATGGCAAAAGCACTCACGATCAGCACGAACTACGGCGTGGAACAGGACGAGTTGGTCGTCCCGGTCGAGGAGTTGACCGCACGCGGTGTCGCGGTGACGGTCGCCGCTGCCGCCAAGGAGCCGATCCAGACCCTGGTCGGGGACAAGGACCCGGGCAAGGTGGTCGATTCCGACGCGTCGTTCGACGAGGTGGACCCGAGCGAATTCGACGTCCTGATCATCCCGGGTGGCACGCTCAACGCCGACTCCCTGCGACTGGACGACACGGCGCTGTCGATCATCAAGAACTTCACCGACAGTGGTCGACCGGTGGCAGCCATCTGCCACGGCCCGTGGGCGGTCCTGGAGGCCGGCGGCGTCGAGGGCAAGTCACTGACGTCGTACGCCTCGCTGCAGACCGACATCGCCAATGCCGGTGGTTCCTGGACCGACCAACCGGTGGTGATCGACAACACCGGCGGCTATACCTTGATCACCTCGCGGAATCCCGACGATCTGAAGGACTTCGTCGGGGCGATCGGGCAGGCACTCGACCTGTCCTGATCCCACCGCTCCCCGGTCCGGTCGGTCAGCGCTCGCTGGCCGGGAGCTCCAGCGCCTCCCAGACCGCGCGCCAGATGGTCTTGCAGTCGATTCCGGCGTCCATCGCCTCGTCGACCGTACGCCCACCGAGTGCCGCGAGGTTGTGCTGGCTGGCCCAGACCTGGCTGTACGCCGGGCCGAGATGGGTGCGCATCCGCTCCCAGAATTCCGTTTCACGCATGATGTGGTCCAGCCTACGGGCCGTTCACGAACAAGAGTTCGGCGTCCCTTTGCCCGCCGGCAACTAGCAGCTCAGCTACCTGCACGTCGACTGACAGTGGCGTCGATCACGTGCAGGGTGAAGCCCTCGTCGGGTTGCGGTTCTTCGAAGAGATCTCGGAGGTGGGCGATCCCGTCGGCCGTGATCCGGTGTGAGGTCGGATCCGTACGCCGGGCCGCCTGCGCCATCGCTGTCCGCAGCGGCGTCCGCAGGTAATGGAGATGTGGTCGGATGCCGAGCCTTCCTGCGCGGGTCACGGCGTCAGCACGTCGTTCACGGCTCCACATGTTCCAGTCGAGGATGACGGCGACGTCGGTAGCGATGACCTGTGT
This window harbors:
- a CDS encoding DJ-1/PfpI/YhbO family deglycase/protease, coding for MAKALTISTNYGVEQDELVVPVEELTARGVAVTVAAAAKEPIQTLVGDKDPGKVVDSDASFDEVDPSEFDVLIIPGGTLNADSLRLDDTALSIIKNFTDSGRPVAAICHGPWAVLEAGGVEGKSLTSYASLQTDIANAGGSWTDQPVVIDNTGGYTLITSRNPDDLKDFVGAIGQALDLS
- a CDS encoding DUF3046 domain-containing protein, producing MRETEFWERMRTHLGPAYSQVWASQHNLAALGGRTVDEAMDAGIDCKTIWRAVWEALELPASER
- a CDS encoding AAA family ATPase; the encoded protein is MRRWRPTFTCSPDSTAQGRRLWPGELARTLPGIRFSLDEWMLRLHGLSFDDQRYPELAERCRGLIWDTATQVIATDVAVILDWNMWSRERRADAVTRAGRLGIRPHLHYLRTPLRTAMAQAARRTDPTSHRITADGIAHLRDLFEEPQPDEGFTLHVIDATVSRRAGS